Proteins from a single region of Esox lucius isolate fEsoLuc1 chromosome 13, fEsoLuc1.pri, whole genome shotgun sequence:
- the si:ch1073-459j12.1 gene encoding inactive carboxypeptidase-like protein X2 yields the protein MGGRTALLCLGLLALCCVLLPRGGVSAGSLVSLGQDVDKKGMEVIHGEESQDELDKQEELTETQTGNVPTATEEDVLPARFRRAPAEEGKEKKKKDKKDRKEKKNKDPKEPKATKKPKADKKQKEKGGRRGKDKEPRIKTTPPPTTTPPPTTTTPPPTTTTPPPTTTEFYTEPADPYPDYPDSEDDYWKLNEEEEPTTAETDPEDDYWTPEEEEPTNPVDNPDDYWKVEEPTTATTTTITSPYPVGNEEVDPEEDDYWEGKYDDPENLPFPDGKEVVPTEKDDWSYAVTDEVPRNIPFPEAKEIFPTEKDDWSYVITEEPVTPPPTYESPWYEEYDYGHSGGQTKQEEEEQKERERQRKEKEREERERAQKRREEEERAKKRPRVFKEPKKCPPLGMESHKIESDQLLASSMSQYRYSHTRARLNMQASDNEEDMNGGAWCPNPDDKIHWFEVDARRATEFTGIITQGRDARNESDFVTSYYVQFSNDSREWTTIHDGYSDWLFFGNSDKDTPVLNQLAEPILARYIRIIPQSWNGSCCMRLEIMGCPLPDPASAYQRLQNEVTPVQYLEFKHHNYAAMVTLMKSVTEECPNITSMYSLGRSANGLDILAIVISSNPTEHEIGEPEFRYTAGLHGNEATGREMVLLLMQYLCKEYKDGNPRVRRLVDGIRIHLVPSLNPDGQEKALAVGSELSDWTTGHWTEDGHDIFQNFPDLTSVLWEAEDKGMVPKLTPNHHVKIPEDLEGHDKMAMETRAIILWMESHPFVLGANFQGGERFASYPYDSHRPTKTVSTSTREGSHSRRKRQYEEEYERGTEWDRGYDRQEPEEEDRWNTGHQQPEEERWNRGYQEPEQEHWNRGYQEPEQEHWNRGYQEPEQERWNQGYQEPEQERWNQGYQEPEQERWNQGYQEPEQERWNQGYPQPEEEHWNQGYQEPDREEWRGHGYGHREEEEDDRGRGGAGYAEPEDEPRVIADASFFRWLAISYASTHLSMTYTTHGSCHGADVTGGSGIVNRAKWKPVTGSMNDFSYLHTNCLELTMFLGCDKFPHESELVIEWEKNREAMLTFMEQVHRGIRGVVKDKEGNPISNATVSVEGVNHDVTTAVTGDYWRLLNPGEYRVTARAEGFTSLTKLCVVGYEQGATTCSFNLAKSNWDRIKQIMAMHGNKPIRLLSHGNVGTRRNTISVVNRPVVPNSGIAVDPEARRIRQRKLKLARLRRLRQQKLISTTTLPPTTTTTTTAPTTTKAEPTTAWYDSWFIDEGQTSAPEGFTDSISDYNYEYKFKEY from the exons ATGGGAGGTCGTACTGCGCTGCTTTGTTTGGGTCTGCTTGCCCTGTGCTGTGTGCTGCTGCCCAGAGGAGGGGTCAGTGCAGGCAGCCTAGTCTCTTTAGGCCAGGATGTGGACAAGAAAGGGATGGAGGTCATACATGGAGAGGAATCCCAGGATGAGCTAGATAAACAAGAGGAGCTTACGGAGACACAGACTGGCAATGTACCGACAGCCACTGAGGAGGATGTCCTACCAG CCAGGTTCAGGAGAGCACCAGCGGAGGAGGgcaaagagaagaaaaagaaggaCAAGAAGGACaggaaggaaaagaaaaacaaggacCCAAAAGAGCCCAAGGCTACCAAGAAACCCAAAGCAGACAAAAagcagaaagagaaaggaggcCGCAGAGGCAAGGACAAGGAGCCACGGATAAAAACTACTCCACCACCCACAACCACACCACCTCCGACTACCACAACACCACCTCCGACTACCACCACACCACCTCCGACAACCACAGAGTTTTACACAGAACCAG CTGATCCATACCCAGACTACCCAGACAGTG AGGATGACTACTGGAAGCTgaatgaggaggaggagccaACTACTGCAGAGACTGACCCCGAAGACGACTATTGGACACCTGAGGAGGAGGAGCCTACCAACCCAGTGGACAACCCAGACGATTATTGGAAGGTAGAGGAGCCAACAACAGCCACCACAACAACAATCACGTCCCCCTATCCTGTGGGGAATGAAGAGGTGGACCCAGAAGAAGACGACTATTGGGAAGGCAAAT ATGACGACCCAGAGAATCTTCCTTTCCCTGATGGTAAAGAAGTTGTCCCCACTGAGAAAGATGACTGGAGCTATGCTGTCACAG ACGAGGTGCCCAGGAATATTCCTTTTCCTGAAGCGAAAGAGATCTTCCCCACAGAGAAAGATGACTGGAGCTATGTTATCACAG AGGAGCCTGTTACACCACCACCTACCTATGAAAGCCCCTGGTACGAGGAGTATGACTACGGACATAGCGGTGGACAga Ccaaacaggaggaggaggagcagaaggagagagagagacaaaggaaagaaaaggagagagaggagagag AGAGAGCtcagaagaggagggaggaggaggagagggctaAGAAAAGACCACGCGTATTCAAGGAGCCCAAAA AGTGTCCTCCCCTGGGAATGGAGTCTCATAAGATAGAATCAGACCAGCTGCTGGCCTCCTCCATGTCTCAGTACCGCTACAGCCACACCAGGGCACGCCTCAACATGCAG GCTTCGGATAATGAGGAGGACATGAATGGAGGGGCGTGGTGTCCTAATCCAGATGACAAGATTCACTGGTTTGAGGTTGACGCTCGCAGAGCAACAGAGTTTACTGGGATCATAACACAAGGACGAGATGCACGCAATGA GAGTGACTTTGTGACATCATACTACGTGCAATTCAGCAATGACAGCAGGGAATGGACAACCATTCATGATGGTTACTCTGACTGG TTGTTTTTTGGTAACTCTGACAAGGACACGCCAGTGCTAAATCAGTTAGCAGAGCCCATTCTAGCACGCTACATTAGAATCATCCCTCAGAGCTGGAACGGCAGTTGCTGTATGAGGTTGGAGATAATGGGCTGCCCACTCCCTG ACCCTGCCAGTGCATACCAAAGGCTGCAAAATGAGGTGACGCCGGTCCAGTACCTGGAATTCAAACACCACAACTATGCAGCCATGGTTACG CTGATGAAATCTGTGACTGAGGAGTGTCCCAACATCACCAGTATGTACAGCCTGGGACGCAGTGCCAACGGACTGGACATCCTGGCCATAGTCATATCAAGCAACCCCACAGAACACGAGATAG GTGAGCCAGAGTTCCGCTACACGGCCGGTCTCCATGGAAACGAGGCAACGGGGCGGGAGATGGTTCTCCTTTTGATGCAATACCTGTGTAAGGAGTATAAGGACGGTAACCCCAGAGTGCGCCGCCTGGTGGATGGAATACGTATCCACCTGGTACCCTCACTAAACCCTGATGGACAGGAGAAGGCCCTGGCAGTG GGTTCGGAGCTGAGCGATTGGACCACAGGCCACTGGACAGAGGACGGCCATGACATCTTCCAGAACTTTCCTGACCTCACCAGTGTTCTGTGGGAGGCAGAAGACAAGGGCATGGTGCCCAAACTGACCCCCAATCACCATGTCAAGATCCCTGAAGACCTGGAGGGGCACGACAAG ATGGCCATGGAGACTCGAGCCATCATCTTGTGGATGGAGAGCCACCCATTCGTACTAGGGGCCAACTTCCAAGGTGGGGAGAGGTTTGCTTCGTACCCCTACGACAGTCACCGTCCAACCAAGACCGTCAGCACCAGTACAAGAGAGGGGTCACACAGCCGCAGGAAGAGACA GTATGAGGAAGAGTATGAAAGAGGAACAGAGTGGGATAGGGGCTACGACCGCCAGGAGCCAGAGGAAGAGGACAGATGGAACACAGGACACCAGCAGCCGGAAGAGGAGCGTTGGAACCGTGGATACCAGGAGCCAGAACAGGAACATTGGAACCGTGGATACCAGGAGCCAGAACAGGAACATTGGAACCGTGGATACCAGGAGCCAGAACAGGAACGTTGGAACCAAGGATACCAAGAGCCAGAACAGGAACGTTGGAACCAAGGATACCAAGAGCCAGAACAGGAACGTTGGAACCAAGGATACCAAGAGCCAGAACAGGAACGTTGGAACCAGGGATAcccacagccagaagaggaacATTGGAACCAGGGATACCAGGAACCAGAccgggaggagtggaggggacATGGCTATGGCcacagagaagaggaagaggatgacagagggaggggaggagcagGCTATGCCGAGCCTGAGGATGAGCCCAGGGTCATAGCAGACGCCTCCTTTTTCAG gTGGCTGGCCATCTCCTATGCTTCCACTCACCTGTCCATGACTTACACCACCCACGGCTCCTGTCATGGCGCTGACGTCACTGGGGGTTCCGGAATCGTCAACCGCGCCAAGTGGAAGCCCGTCACAGGAA GTATGAATGACTTCAGCTACCTGCACACTAATTGCCTGGAGCTGACTATGTTCTTGGGCTGTGATAAGTTCCCCCATGAGAGCGAGCTAGTCATTGAGTGGGAGAAGAACAGAGAGGCCATGCTCACCTTCATGgagcag GTCCATCGAGGGATAAGGGGCGTGGTGAAAGACAAGGAAGGGAACCCCATCTCTAATGCCACAGTGTCTGTGGAGGGAGTCAACCATGACGTCACTACAG CCGTAACAGGGGATTACTGGCGCTTGCTGAACCCTGGTGAGTACCGTGTGACCGCGCGGGCCGAAGGcttcacctccctgaccaagctGTGCGTGGTGGGGTACGAACAAGGGGCAACTACCTGTAGTTTCAACCTGGCCAAGTCCAATTGGGACCGAATCAAACAG ATTATGGCCATGCACGGCAACAAGCCCATCCGCCTGCTCAGCCACGGCAACGTCGGAACACGTCGAAACACCATCTCCGTTGTTAACCGGCCTGTGGTGCCAAACAGCGGCATTGCCGTGGATCCTGAGGCACGTCGCATACGCCAGCGAAAGCTTAAGCTCGCCCGTCTCCGTCGTCTACGACAACAGAAACTGATATCGACAACGACGTTGCCCCCAACTACTACGACGACCACAACGGCTCCCACGACAACAAAGGCGGAGCCCACAACTGCTTGGTACGACTCGTGGTTTATAGATGAGGGGCAAACGTCAGCGCCGGAAGGTTTTACAGACTCCATTTCTGATTACAACTACGAGTACAAGTTTAAAGAGTATTAA